From a single Metopolophium dirhodum isolate CAU chromosome 6, ASM1992520v1, whole genome shotgun sequence genomic region:
- the LOC132947925 gene encoding uncharacterized protein LOC132947925 has protein sequence MPSHHSSFDNGGRGGRGSCPGRLGRFSKRNRCSFCRKRGHFESDCWYNQPTPVTEEDYATVSVSKTSVLALCEHLRHEHLQLRRLVMVLILLLLFLLVRLNST, from the exons ATGCCGTCTCATCATAGCTCGTTTGACAATGGTGGACGTGGAGGTCGTGGTAGCTGCCCTGGCCGTCTTGGTCGATTTTCCAAAAGaaata GGTGTAGTTTTTGCAGAAAACGGGGTCACTTTGAAAGTGACTGTTGGTACAATCAGCCAACACCGGTCACTGAGGAAGATTATGCCACAGTGTCAGTTTCGAAAACTTCAGTCTTAGCGTTATGTGAACATTTAAGACATGAGCATCTGCAGCTGCGGCGTCTGGTAATGGTGCTAATTCTGCTGCTGCTGTTTCTACTGGTGCGCTTAAACAGCACCTAA